The proteins below come from a single Candidatus Aenigmatarchaeota archaeon genomic window:
- a CDS encoding TIGR00375 family protein codes for MVLEFNADLHIHSKYARGTSNDMEIPLLAKQAKLKGITLLGTGDCIHGKWLGHIKENLSGEGIYDREGTKFVMQTEVQDNQRVHHIIFLPSISKAEELREKLMRHSSNLDADGRPWLKLNGEEIAEFVISCGGLIGPAHAFTPYFGVYAHNDTLQSCYGKNTKSIQFLELGLSADSILANGILELKGVTFLSNSDCHSPYPLRLAREFNRLRLEDFTFEEFAKALRGENGRGVILNCGFYPEHGKYHATRCKTCLAFYSLDDAIRHKWRCQNCGGVIKKGVADRIRELSSYEGNPNRPKYIHIYPLTEIIATAYGITTLSSSRVSRIWEMFVEKFGNEIEVLINAPIEEIAKIDEKTAQYIRAFREDKIEHIPGGGGVYGKLLPLGQKAEVEQFKKKQMNLGDF; via the coding sequence ATGGTTCTAGAGTTCAATGCCGACCTTCATATACACTCAAAGTACGCCCGCGGCACGTCAAATGATATGGAAATTCCTCTTTTGGCAAAGCAGGCAAAGCTCAAAGGAATCACTCTCCTTGGAACCGGCGACTGCATTCACGGGAAGTGGCTTGGCCACATTAAGGAAAACCTGTCCGGGGAAGGCATATATGATAGAGAGGGGACAAAATTTGTCATGCAGACTGAAGTCCAGGACAACCAGAGGGTGCACCACATCATATTTCTGCCTTCAATATCAAAGGCAGAAGAGCTCAGGGAAAAGCTAATGCGCCACTCGTCAAACCTTGACGCAGACGGAAGGCCCTGGCTCAAGCTGAATGGAGAGGAAATCGCAGAATTTGTGATTTCCTGCGGCGGGCTTATCGGGCCTGCCCACGCCTTTACACCATATTTTGGAGTTTACGCGCATAACGACACGCTGCAATCATGTTACGGAAAGAATACAAAAAGCATACAGTTTCTAGAATTGGGCCTGTCAGCCGACAGCATACTTGCAAACGGCATTTTAGAGCTTAAGGGCGTAACGTTTCTTTCGAACAGCGACTGCCATTCTCCATATCCCCTGCGGCTTGCACGGGAGTTCAACCGCCTCCGTTTGGAAGATTTCACCTTTGAGGAGTTTGCTAAAGCCCTTCGGGGTGAAAACGGGCGGGGAGTCATCCTGAACTGCGGATTTTACCCTGAGCACGGAAAGTACCACGCCACAAGATGCAAGACCTGCCTTGCTTTTTACTCGCTTGATGATGCCATAAGGCACAAGTGGCGCTGCCAGAACTGCGGAGGGGTTATTAAGAAAGGTGTTGCCGACAGGATAAGGGAGCTTTCCAGCTATGAAGGAAACCCTAACCGGCCAAAGTACATTCACATCTACCCATTGACCGAAATAATAGCAACTGCCTATGGGATAACAACCCTCTCCTCAAGCAGGGTTTCCAGAATCTGGGAAATGTTCGTGGAAAAGTTCGGAAACGAAATCGAAGTCCTGATTAACGCGCCAATCGAAGAAATTGCCAAAATTGACGAAAAAACCGCCCAATATATCCGGGCGTTCCGGGAAGACAAAATAGAGCATATACCGGGAGGCGGAGGGGTTTATGGAAAGCTTCTTCCGCTCGGCCAGAAGGCAGAAGTCGAGCAGTTTAAGAAAAAGCAGATGAATTTAGGGGACTTTTAA
- a CDS encoding alpha/beta hydrolase: protein MKERRVFLVHGWGEKPDGNWFSWIKGELEKNGFKVIAPEMPDTNFPKVGAWVEKLREEVGHLDKDTYFIGHSMGCQTIMRTIESFKEKERCGGAVFVAGWIQILEMPNLSAEESEIVKSWIKGDVDFGKVKHILGASVAIFSDNDPFIPLEQEKLFRDKLGAKTIVQHARGHFTARDGITEFPLALQELLEVAG, encoded by the coding sequence ATGAAGGAAAGGAGGGTTTTTTTGGTTCATGGATGGGGGGAAAAGCCAGATGGGAACTGGTTTTCCTGGATTAAGGGGGAGCTTGAGAAAAATGGATTTAAGGTAATTGCCCCCGAGATGCCTGACACGAATTTTCCGAAAGTGGGGGCATGGGTGGAAAAACTGCGTGAAGAGGTTGGGCACTTGGACAAGGACACCTACTTCATAGGGCACAGCATGGGGTGCCAGACTATAATGAGGACTATCGAAAGTTTTAAGGAAAAGGAGCGATGTGGAGGAGCAGTTTTTGTTGCCGGCTGGATTCAGATTCTGGAAATGCCTAACCTGAGCGCGGAGGAATCTGAAATTGTAAAATCCTGGATAAAAGGGGATGTGGATTTTGGCAAGGTGAAGCATATCCTGGGCGCGTCTGTTGCAATTTTTTCGGATAATGACCCGTTTATTCCGCTAGAACAGGAAAAGCTTTTCAGGGATAAGCTAGGCGCAAAGACAATTGTTCAGCACGCCAGGGGGCACTTTACAGCAAGAGACGGGATTACGGAGTTTCCGCTGGCTTTGCAGGAACTACTGGAGGTGGCAGGATGA
- a CDS encoding ATP-binding cassette domain-containing protein, translated as MAARKRSPIRKKPIVQIEGLTKKFGDFTAVDNISFTIQEGEIFGFLGPNGAGKSTTLSMLATLMMPDGGKAAVNGFDVVLERDSVRSSIGMVFQDSSLDEELTAYENMDFHGRLYGVPPDERKKNAHELLKLVGLDDRSDSLVKTFSGGMRRRLEIARGLLHEPKVLFLDEPTLGLDPQTRNKIWDYVKRLNRENGLTIILTTHYMDEADKLCNRIAIIDRGKIIVAGSSQELKDTIGGDVVTMETKDREKIGLLMKGCKWCKSVKIHDGQITLHVQDAGKRVPEILDKAYKNKIKIGFLTINKPTLEDVFLHYTGKTIREQEASSADVMRMRHKVWGGRR; from the coding sequence ATGGCTGCCAGGAAAAGAAGCCCCATACGGAAAAAGCCCATTGTGCAAATAGAGGGGCTTACAAAGAAATTTGGCGATTTTACTGCTGTGGATAATATCAGCTTCACGATACAGGAGGGGGAGATTTTCGGGTTTTTAGGGCCTAACGGCGCAGGGAAATCAACAACACTCTCGATGCTTGCAACGCTTATGATGCCTGACGGCGGAAAAGCCGCAGTTAACGGCTTCGATGTTGTGCTGGAAAGGGATAGTGTGAGGTCTTCTATAGGCATGGTTTTTCAGGACTCCTCCCTGGATGAAGAGCTTACGGCTTATGAGAATATGGACTTTCACGGGCGGCTTTATGGCGTGCCGCCTGATGAGAGGAAAAAGAATGCTCATGAGCTCCTTAAGCTCGTTGGTCTTGATGACCGCTCGGACTCTTTGGTAAAGACTTTTTCCGGAGGAATGAGGCGTCGCCTTGAGATTGCCCGGGGGCTTCTCCACGAGCCGAAAGTCCTGTTCCTGGACGAGCCGACTCTGGGGCTTGACCCGCAGACCCGAAATAAGATATGGGACTATGTAAAGCGCCTCAACAGGGAAAACGGGCTTACTATAATCCTTACCACACACTATATGGACGAGGCAGACAAGCTCTGCAACAGGATTGCAATAATCGACCGCGGAAAAATAATCGTTGCTGGCTCTTCCCAGGAGCTTAAAGACACCATTGGGGGGGATGTTGTGACAATGGAAACAAAAGACAGAGAGAAAATTGGGCTTCTTATGAAGGGCTGCAAGTGGTGCAAGTCCGTAAAAATCCATGATGGGCAGATTACGCTTCACGTCCAGGATGCGGGAAAGCGTGTGCCTGAGATTCTTGACAAGGCATACAAAAACAAGATTAAGATTGGCTTTCTTACGATAAACAAGCCGACACTTGAAGATGTTTTCCTGCATTATACGGGAAAGACCATACGGGAACAGGAGGCAAGCTCGGCGGACGTTATGAGAATGCGCCATAAGGTTTGGGGTGGAAGAAGATGA
- a CDS encoding ABC transporter permease, translating to MDAVYTIWLRNMKRYLRSKSRIFGSLGQPLFFLLLLGYGLSSFSIPGLGQNYQVFIVPGIIAMTVMFTSIFSGIQIIWDKQFGFLKETLIAPVSRNAIMLGQTLGGATTAILQGLLIFFLSILIVGFRPTLPGIAICIGFMALIGISLTAFGIAIASKMDDMQGFQLIMNFVLFPIFFSSGAVFPIDNAPEILKVIAHLNPLTYGVEGIRYGLFGASQINPILCFAVLAGFSAAMVMAGGLLFRKVKV from the coding sequence ATGGATGCGGTTTACACTATATGGCTTCGAAACATGAAACGCTATCTTAGAAGCAAGAGCAGGATATTTGGAAGCTTGGGCCAGCCATTGTTTTTCCTCCTTCTCCTTGGCTACGGCCTGAGCTCATTTTCTATTCCGGGGCTGGGGCAGAACTATCAGGTATTCATTGTTCCGGGGATTATCGCGATGACAGTCATGTTTACATCAATCTTTTCAGGAATCCAGATTATCTGGGACAAGCAGTTTGGCTTTTTGAAAGAGACCCTCATAGCCCCGGTTTCAAGAAACGCAATAATGCTTGGGCAAACGCTCGGAGGCGCAACAACAGCAATCCTTCAGGGGCTGCTGATATTTTTCCTCTCGATTCTGATAGTCGGCTTTAGGCCCACCCTGCCGGGAATTGCTATCTGCATCGGCTTTATGGCATTAATCGGAATCTCTCTTACCGCCTTTGGGATAGCAATCGCATCTAAAATGGACGATATGCAGGGCTTCCAGCTTATAATGAATTTCGTTCTCTTCCCGATATTTTTCTCTTCGGGCGCAGTTTTCCCGATAGATAATGCTCCTGAAATCCTGAAGGTTATTGCTCACCTGAACCCGCTTACCTATGGAGTGGAGGGAATCCGGTACGGGCTTTTTGGCGCATCCCAGATTAATCCTATACTGTGCTTTGCGGTTTTGGCCGGATTTTCAGCAGCAATGGTCATGGCGGGAGGGCTGCTTTTCAGGAAGGTAAAGGTCTAA
- a CDS encoding ribonuclease P protein subunit — translation MAKEEIIDFLRGEFIGKTVRVVESSNKDLIGLEGRLVDETRNMFEIETPAGTKKVQKKICKFLFVSEKILVDGKIINLRPENRLTGKFKDW, via the coding sequence ATGGCAAAGGAAGAAATAATTGATTTTCTAAGGGGAGAGTTCATAGGGAAAACTGTCCGGGTAGTGGAAAGCTCAAATAAAGACCTTATCGGGCTTGAGGGTCGGCTTGTCGATGAAACAAGAAATATGTTTGAGATTGAAACCCCCGCAGGCACAAAGAAAGTCCAGAAGAAAATCTGCAAGTTCCTTTTCGTTTCAGAGAAGATTTTGGTGGACGGGAAAATCATAAACCTGCGCCCCGAAAACCGGCTTACGGGCAAGTTTAAGGACTGGTAA